One genomic window of Paraburkholderia acidiphila includes the following:
- the dapA gene encoding 4-hydroxy-tetrahydrodipicolinate synthase → MANGTQDGITLQGSIPAIVTPMHEDGSLDLPAFRKLIDWHVEEGTDALVVVGTSGESATLDVEEHIQMIKTAVEHAAGRMPIIAGAGGNSTAEAIELTKHAKEVGAQASLQVVPYYNKPTQEGMYRHFAKIAEDVDLPVILYNVPGRTVADMANETILRLAEVPGIIAVKEATGNIDRAAHLIKHAPAGFKIFSGDDPTAIALMLLGGHGNISVTANVAPRQMSDLCKAALAGDVKTARAIHMKLLSLHKNLFIESNPIPVKWALQELGRIEGGIRLPLTPLDARYHDVVRAALREAGLAG, encoded by the coding sequence ATGGCTAACGGCACTCAGGACGGCATTACGCTGCAAGGCAGCATTCCCGCGATCGTCACCCCCATGCACGAGGACGGCAGTCTCGACCTGCCGGCATTCCGCAAACTGATCGACTGGCACGTGGAAGAGGGGACGGATGCCCTCGTCGTCGTCGGTACGAGCGGGGAGTCCGCCACGCTGGACGTCGAAGAGCACATCCAGATGATCAAGACGGCGGTCGAGCACGCCGCCGGGCGTATGCCGATCATCGCGGGCGCGGGCGGCAATTCCACCGCCGAAGCCATCGAACTCACGAAGCACGCGAAGGAAGTCGGCGCGCAGGCGTCGCTCCAGGTCGTGCCCTATTACAACAAGCCGACTCAGGAAGGCATGTACCGCCACTTCGCGAAGATCGCGGAGGACGTGGACCTGCCGGTCATTCTGTACAACGTGCCGGGCCGTACGGTCGCGGACATGGCGAACGAGACCATCCTGCGTCTGGCCGAAGTGCCGGGCATCATCGCGGTGAAGGAGGCGACGGGTAACATCGACCGCGCCGCGCACCTCATCAAGCATGCGCCGGCGGGCTTCAAGATTTTCAGCGGCGACGATCCCACGGCGATCGCGCTGATGCTGCTCGGCGGCCACGGCAATATTTCGGTGACCGCGAACGTCGCGCCGCGCCAGATGAGCGACCTGTGCAAGGCCGCGCTCGCCGGCGACGTGAAGACGGCGCGCGCGATCCATATGAAGCTGTTGTCGCTGCACAAGAACCTGTTCATCGAATCGAATCCGATTCCGGTGAAGTGGGCGCTGCAGGAACTCGGCCGCATCGAGGGCGGCATCCGACTGCCGCTCACGCCGCTCGACGCGCGCTACCACGACGTGGTGCGCGCCGCGCTGCGCGAAGCCGGTCTGGCTGGCTGA
- the bamC gene encoding outer membrane protein assembly factor BamC, whose amino-acid sequence MKRSAFSLHATRMAVLTLALSSLAGCESLNDMFASDRVNYKDTPTAPPLNVPQDLSSAPNDQKYVAPPPTITLGGAAQRTVTPAGNATLGVPDAQDPLGMHVERDGDRRWLVVDGRSPDDVWPQLQEFWTENGFTLTTDSPSTGIMTTDWAENRANIPDDWFRRTIGRVIDFAYSSGTRDRFRVLVSRGPDGQTDISVTHNAMEEVLTGQDKTGSKWVERPRDPALEAAFLAKIMQKFGLTDAQSKQLLTDARPSTAGVKVAAGSDGMTLDLPEAFDTAWLRVGLALDRTNFTVDNRDREKGLYFVRYADSMQELKGDGLLGKLFYNPKKAAKDQGPEYVVAVRSTGNSTQVAVVDQSGRIDTSSDAQRIVSALHAQLN is encoded by the coding sequence ATGAAACGTTCCGCTTTTTCCCTCCACGCAACCCGCATGGCGGTGCTGACGCTTGCACTCAGCTCGCTCGCAGGCTGCGAGTCGCTGAACGACATGTTCGCGTCCGACCGCGTGAACTACAAGGACACGCCGACTGCGCCGCCGCTGAATGTGCCGCAGGATCTGTCGTCAGCGCCGAACGATCAGAAGTACGTCGCACCGCCGCCCACGATCACGCTGGGCGGCGCCGCCCAGCGCACGGTCACCCCGGCCGGCAACGCCACGCTCGGCGTGCCGGATGCGCAGGATCCGCTCGGTATGCACGTCGAGCGCGACGGCGACCGCCGCTGGCTCGTGGTGGACGGCCGCTCGCCTGACGACGTCTGGCCGCAGCTGCAGGAATTCTGGACGGAGAATGGCTTCACGCTGACGACCGACTCGCCGTCCACGGGCATCATGACGACGGATTGGGCCGAAAACCGCGCCAACATTCCGGACGACTGGTTCCGCCGCACGATTGGCCGCGTGATCGACTTCGCGTACTCGTCGGGCACGCGCGATCGTTTCCGCGTGCTGGTTTCGCGTGGTCCGGACGGCCAGACCGATATTTCCGTCACGCATAACGCGATGGAAGAAGTGTTGACGGGCCAGGACAAGACGGGCTCGAAGTGGGTGGAGCGTCCGCGCGATCCGGCACTCGAAGCCGCTTTCCTCGCGAAGATCATGCAGAAGTTCGGCCTGACCGACGCGCAATCCAAGCAGCTTCTGACCGATGCGCGTCCGTCGACGGCGGGCGTCAAGGTCGCCGCCGGTTCTGACGGCATGACGCTCGATCTGCCCGAAGCGTTCGACACCGCGTGGCTGCGTGTGGGCCTCGCGCTCGACCGTACGAACTTCACGGTCGACAACCGCGACCGCGAGAAGGGCCTCTACTTCGTGCGCTATGCCGACTCGATGCAGGAGCTGAAGGGCGACGGCCTGTTGGGCAAGCTTTTCTACAATCCGAAGAAGGCCGCCAAGGATCAGGGTCCGGAATACGTCGTGGCGGTTCGCTCGACGGGCAATTCGACCCAGGTTGCCGTGGTCGACCAGAGCGGTCGCATCGACACCTCGTCGGACGCGCAACGTATCGTTTCCGCGCTGCACGCGCAGCTGAACTGA
- a CDS encoding MBL fold metallo-hydrolase encodes MRFASLGSGSEGNALVVEAGRGTTPTRVLLDCGFSAKEVERRLARAGLAADSLTAILITHEHSDHIGSALTLARRWSIPLYMSWGTAQAVGADDAAGVELNVLWGDETVEIGELGVLPYTVPHDAREPLQFVFSDGASRLGVLTDVGESTSHISSVLSGCDALVLECNHDLEMLATSRYPASLKARIGGSHGHLNNEAAGGILAGLDRAKLRHLIAAHLSQQNNTPELARAAMAAVLGNAPTEIGVASQAEGFDWIAL; translated from the coding sequence ATGCGATTTGCGAGCCTCGGCAGCGGCAGCGAGGGCAACGCACTCGTCGTAGAAGCAGGCCGCGGCACGACGCCCACGCGCGTGCTGCTCGACTGCGGATTCTCAGCGAAGGAAGTCGAGCGGCGCCTCGCCCGCGCGGGGCTGGCCGCCGACTCGCTCACCGCGATTCTCATCACCCACGAACACAGCGACCACATTGGCAGCGCGCTCACGCTGGCGCGCCGCTGGTCGATTCCGCTCTACATGAGCTGGGGCACGGCGCAGGCCGTAGGCGCGGACGATGCCGCAGGCGTCGAACTCAACGTGCTGTGGGGTGACGAAACAGTTGAAATCGGCGAACTCGGCGTGCTGCCCTACACGGTGCCGCACGACGCCCGCGAGCCGCTGCAGTTCGTGTTCAGCGACGGCGCGAGCCGGCTTGGTGTGCTGACTGACGTCGGCGAATCGACATCCCATATCAGCAGCGTGCTGAGTGGTTGCGACGCACTCGTGCTCGAATGCAATCACGATCTCGAGATGCTCGCGACGAGTCGCTATCCAGCGTCGCTCAAGGCGCGTATTGGCGGTTCGCATGGTCACCTGAACAACGAGGCGGCCGGCGGCATCCTCGCGGGGCTCGATCGCGCGAAGCTGCGTCATTTGATCGCCGCGCATCTGAGCCAGCAAAACAACACGCCCGAGCTTGCGCGCGCGGCGATGGCCGCGGTTCTGGGAAATGCTCCGACGGAAATAGGGGTTGCCTCGCAAGCCGAGGGTTTTGACTGGATTGCGCTTTAA
- a CDS encoding Bax inhibitor-1/YccA family protein: MNEYPYNFGRGGTVTSAETRNRVLRNTYWLLALSMVPTVLGAWVGVATGFSLFAATSPAMSLLAFFAIAFGFMFAIERTKDSSVGVFVLLGFTFFMGLMLSRLLSFILGFSNGPQLIMLAFGGTGIIFTAMATIATVSKRDFSGLGKWLFMGVIVILLAGVANMFLQLPALMLTVSVLAIAIFSAYMLFDVQRVVNGGETNYISATLAIYLDLYNVFTNLLAILGIFGGNRN, from the coding sequence ATGAACGAGTATCCCTATAACTTCGGCCGCGGCGGCACCGTCACCTCGGCGGAGACCCGCAACCGCGTGCTGCGCAACACCTATTGGCTGCTCGCGCTGTCGATGGTGCCGACGGTGCTCGGCGCGTGGGTGGGCGTCGCGACCGGCTTCTCGCTTTTTGCCGCCACCAGCCCGGCCATGAGCCTGCTCGCGTTCTTCGCGATCGCCTTCGGCTTCATGTTCGCCATCGAACGCACCAAGGACAGCTCGGTCGGCGTGTTCGTGCTGCTCGGCTTCACGTTCTTCATGGGCCTGATGCTGTCGCGCCTGCTGTCGTTCATCCTCGGCTTCTCGAACGGCCCGCAGCTCATCATGCTCGCATTCGGCGGCACCGGCATCATTTTCACCGCCATGGCCACCATCGCCACGGTCAGCAAGCGTGACTTCTCCGGCCTCGGCAAGTGGCTCTTCATGGGCGTGATCGTGATCCTGCTGGCCGGCGTCGCGAACATGTTCCTGCAACTGCCCGCGCTGATGCTCACGGTTTCGGTCCTCGCCATCGCCATCTTCTCGGCCTACATGCTGTTCGACGTGCAGCGCGTCGTGAACGGCGGCGAGACGAACTACATCTCGGCGACGCTCGCGATCTATCTGGACCTGTATAACGTGTTCACGAACCTGCTCGCCATCCTCGGCATCTTTGGCGGCAATCGCAACTAA